Proteins encoded by one window of Candidatus Mesenet endosymbiont of Phosphuga atrata:
- the dapE gene encoding succinyl-diaminopimelate desuccinylase, whose translation MIIDVVELTKKLISLPSITPQDAGAINFLKEILEKYNFNCYCLDFSNGSVTVKNLYARFGNKSPNLCFAGHTDVVPPGDIKQWTSDPFKPEIRNDILYGRGAVDMKTTICAFIVAVLELLNERYEIDGSISLIITGDEEGDFSDYGTKSVLKWMRQNQQEIDYCIVGEPTSKEVLGDTIKIGSRGSANFNLKCYGTQGHVAYSQFADNPVSRMMLMLQRIKDSVPDRGSEYFDPSNCEIITIDVGNDTTNIIPDLITARFNVRYNDHYTPDTLFTLIDSICSEVTKKYELSMEKGREVFVVTPNQYTDIMINSIKKITGINAKFSTSGGTSDAAFIKDMCSVVEFGLLNKTAHKIDENVAIDDIYKITRIYKEFIKNFFELKKL comes from the coding sequence ATGATAATTGATGTAGTTGAGCTTACTAAAAAGTTGATTTCTTTGCCAAGTATTACACCACAGGATGCTGGTGCTATAAATTTCTTAAAAGAAATCTTAGAAAAATACAATTTTAATTGTTATTGTTTGGATTTTAGTAATGGCAGCGTTACAGTGAAAAACCTTTATGCAAGATTTGGTAATAAGTCTCCAAATTTATGCTTTGCTGGGCATACTGACGTTGTACCGCCAGGGGATATCAAACAATGGACGTCAGATCCTTTTAAGCCAGAAATACGCAATGATATTCTCTATGGCAGGGGTGCAGTGGACATGAAAACTACAATTTGTGCATTTATTGTAGCTGTTTTAGAATTACTAAACGAAAGATACGAAATTGATGGTTCAATTAGCTTAATAATCACAGGTGATGAAGAGGGGGATTTTAGTGATTATGGCACCAAATCTGTTTTGAAGTGGATGAGGCAAAATCAGCAAGAAATAGATTATTGCATAGTTGGAGAACCAACAAGCAAAGAAGTTCTTGGTGATACTATAAAAATAGGTAGTCGTGGCTCAGCAAACTTTAATCTAAAATGCTATGGAACACAAGGGCATGTTGCCTACTCACAATTTGCCGATAATCCAGTCAGCAGAATGATGCTTATGCTGCAAAGAATAAAAGATTCTGTGCCTGACCGTGGTAGCGAATATTTTGATCCTTCAAACTGTGAAATTATAACCATTGATGTTGGTAATGATACTACTAACATAATACCTGATCTTATAACTGCACGATTTAACGTAAGATATAATGATCATTATACTCCAGATACCTTATTTACACTGATAGATAGTATCTGCTCTGAAGTGACAAAAAAGTATGAATTATCAATGGAAAAGGGGAGAGAGGTATTTGTGGTAACTCCTAATCAGTATACTGATATAATGATTAACTCTATTAAAAAAATAACTGGAATTAATGCAAAATTCAGCACTTCTGGTGGTACTTCTGACGCTGCATTTATTAAAGATATGTGTTCAGTAGTAGAATTTGGTTTGCTGAATAAAACTGCCCACAAGATAGATGAAAACGTTGCTATAGATGATATATACAAAATTACACGGATTTATAAAGAATTTATAAAGAATTTTTTTGAATTGAAAAAACTATAA
- a CDS encoding HU family DNA-binding protein produces the protein MSNTLTKAKIAEIISNQVGLSKKDSLEIVEDIINEIGLIIAKEGVLKISSFGTFKVSKKKARIVHNPKTSKEVSIEEHNVVSFRPSKVVKNLLNKKKT, from the coding sequence ATGAGTAATACTTTAACTAAAGCTAAAATAGCAGAGATAATTAGCAATCAAGTAGGATTATCTAAAAAAGATTCACTAGAAATAGTAGAAGATATAATAAATGAGATAGGATTAATTATTGCAAAAGAGGGAGTATTAAAAATAAGCTCTTTTGGTACATTTAAAGTAAGTAAGAAAAAAGCAAGAATTGTCCATAATCCTAAAACCTCAAAAGAAGTATCAATTGAAGAACACAACGTTGTCTCATTTCGCCCTTCAAAAGTTGTAAAGAATCTTCTTAATAAGAAAAAGACATAA
- a CDS encoding EndoU domain-containing protein: protein MKIITQGIVPLMIALVSYTMYSRYDYKSPIVRHKFDKFFKDEDSDPDYLAPKPILNKFDRGILRICGDWGSTPTKQDLRKFLDDPDHKDDIDDIYTQLNKEIKTPNATPEKFKEEFVELWFQNRGFVHTFCGEPDGYKQWTGLGGMHFAGRYLEAQEKGWAGAIWDNKICDKNEIKNPVYTIGIRYKNTTGEVREKCPGGFDYLSAKDIFIKATKAWKDFESSGDKEEGQCLYKTLDQYQSVLQVDNYAILSFFSTLSAKYNTCGDVPLEKIKIENCQNKLQDK, encoded by the coding sequence ATGAAAATTATAACTCAGGGAATAGTTCCTTTAATGATTGCTCTAGTATCATATACTATGTATAGTAGATATGATTATAAGTCTCCAATTGTTCGACATAAATTTGATAAATTTTTCAAAGATGAAGATTCAGATCCTGATTATCTTGCACCCAAACCAATTTTGAACAAATTTGATAGAGGGATATTAAGAATTTGTGGAGACTGGGGTAGCACACCAACAAAACAAGATTTACGAAAATTTTTAGATGATCCTGATCATAAAGATGATATAGATGATATCTATACACAATTAAACAAAGAAATTAAGACACCTAATGCAACTCCAGAAAAGTTTAAAGAAGAATTTGTTGAATTATGGTTTCAAAATCGGGGTTTTGTTCATACCTTTTGCGGTGAACCAGATGGTTATAAACAATGGACTGGTCTTGGGGGAATGCATTTTGCTGGAAGATATCTTGAAGCTCAAGAGAAAGGATGGGCAGGTGCAATATGGGATAACAAAATATGTGATAAAAATGAGATAAAAAACCCAGTTTATACTATTGGGATACGTTATAAAAATACAACAGGGGAAGTTAGAGAAAAATGTCCTGGAGGTTTTGATTATTTATCTGCTAAAGATATCTTTATTAAAGCAACAAAAGCATGGAAAGATTTTGAAAGTAGTGGAGATAAGGAAGAGGGCCAATGTCTCTATAAGACATTAGATCAATACCAATCTGTGCTACAGGTAGATAATTATGCTATTCTATCATTTTTTTCTACTCTGTCAGCAAAGTATAATACTTGTGGAGATGTACCCTTAGAAAAGATTAAAATAGAAAATTGCCAAAACAAGTTGCAAGATAAGTAA
- a CDS encoding EndoU domain-containing protein codes for MIWFGHNAFRHVFCGEPNRSKLGGMHFVGRYLEAQEKEWAGVTESKESKSCPKEEVKHPIYTFGVDFLNPEKKVKTKCQSGYDYNWHAKDILILATKALKDFQSEEQVIRFTRWK; via the coding sequence ATGATCTGGTTTGGTCACAATGCATTTAGGCATGTATTTTGTGGTGAACCAAACAGAAGTAAACTTGGAGGAATGCACTTTGTAGGTAGATATCTTGAAGCTCAAGAGAAAGAGTGGGCTGGGGTTACAGAGAGTAAAGAGAGTAAATCATGCCCTAAAGAAGAAGTGAAACATCCAATATACACTTTCGGAGTTGATTTTTTGAATCCAGAAAAAAAAGTAAAAACTAAGTGTCAAAGTGGATATGATTATAATTGGCACGCCAAGGATATCTTGATTTTAGCAACCAAAGCATTAAAAGATTTTCAAAGTGAAGAGCAAGTTATACGATTTACCAGATGGAAATAA
- the smpB gene encoding SsrA-binding protein SmpB, translated as MEIIIENRKARFNFFILEELEAGIILMGSEVKSLREKQVNLSDAYVSEKNSEMWLNNMHISEYKPANRLNHSPKRARKLLLHKKQINKLIGKVKESGITIIPLSLYFNDKGIAKMKIAVAKGKKLYDKRETIKKRDLEREERRNNAIF; from the coding sequence ATGGAAATAATAATAGAGAATAGGAAAGCTAGGTTTAACTTTTTTATCTTAGAGGAACTGGAAGCGGGAATAATTTTAATGGGCAGTGAGGTAAAATCACTCAGAGAGAAGCAAGTTAATTTATCTGATGCGTATGTTAGTGAAAAAAATTCAGAGATGTGGCTAAATAATATGCATATTTCAGAATATAAACCTGCAAACCGTCTTAACCATAGTCCCAAAAGAGCGCGCAAATTACTTTTGCATAAAAAGCAAATTAATAAACTAATTGGCAAAGTAAAAGAGAGCGGTATTACAATTATACCACTATCTCTATATTTTAATGACAAAGGAATAGCTAAAATGAAAATTGCTGTTGCTAAAGGTAAAAAACTTTATGATAAAAGAGAGACAATTAAGAAAAGAGATTTAGAAAGAGAAGAACGTAGAAATAATGCAATTTTTTAA
- a CDS encoding glutamine synthetase beta-grasp domain-containing protein: MLNLIKQNSVKFINFRFTDMFGSWYHKTYTADLSKIELILANEIPIESPFIINRNAYENVILLPDLTTAFLDPFCAQATLVILCDAMDKDGKECKYDSRSIAKRAHKYMLSTSIADQARFSSEMQFHIFDDVKYHTSRCSSYLKLDLIGENSSNKKQYDEIHELKDIMTPPNDQLHDIRSEILEMMSEVGIKPLSHYLQGISKCGVEFECEEFLRSADNIQKFKYVVRNVANSYGKTTTFMPFPIKGCERNSMRCSQSLWKNNENLFFNQNGKTSETCLYYIGGIIKHGQAINAFAHPTTNSYADRLYSGYSFADFTQATIKIPHNGKVCDAIANPYLCFSAQLMAGLDGIKNKIHPNEALDEKSEFESKSLSTVTESLQDALDALNHDKEFLLQGNVFTEEQINEYIITKKSEIKDKELAIHPVEFANYYNL; encoded by the coding sequence GTGCTCAATTTAATAAAACAAAATTCAGTAAAGTTTATTAATTTTCGTTTTACTGATATGTTTGGCAGTTGGTATCATAAAACTTATACAGCAGATTTAAGTAAAATTGAGCTTATATTGGCAAATGAAATACCAATTGAGAGTCCTTTTATCATTAACAGAAATGCATATGAAAATGTAATTTTATTACCAGATTTAACTACTGCCTTTCTTGATCCATTTTGTGCACAAGCAACACTTGTAATTCTGTGTGATGCTATGGATAAAGATGGCAAAGAGTGCAAATATGATTCTAGATCAATAGCAAAAAGAGCACATAAATATATGCTTAGTACTAGCATTGCAGATCAAGCACGCTTTAGCTCTGAAATGCAATTTCATATTTTTGATGATGTAAAATATCATACTAGCAGGTGTTCTTCGTATTTAAAATTAGATTTAATAGGAGAGAATAGCTCAAATAAAAAGCAATATGATGAAATACATGAGTTAAAGGATATAATGACTCCTCCAAACGATCAGCTGCATGACATAAGGTCAGAAATTTTAGAAATGATGTCTGAAGTAGGGATAAAGCCTCTGTCACACTATTTGCAAGGCATTTCTAAATGTGGAGTTGAATTTGAGTGTGAAGAATTTTTACGTAGTGCTGATAATATACAAAAATTTAAATATGTAGTGCGCAATGTTGCAAATTCATATGGCAAAACTACAACTTTTATGCCTTTTCCAATAAAAGGATGTGAAAGAAATAGCATGCGTTGCAGTCAATCTTTGTGGAAGAACAATGAGAATTTGTTTTTTAATCAAAATGGTAAGACATCAGAAACATGTTTGTATTATATTGGTGGTATCATAAAGCACGGACAAGCAATTAATGCTTTTGCACATCCCACAACGAATAGCTACGCTGATCGTTTATACTCGGGATATTCCTTTGCTGATTTTACTCAGGCAACAATTAAAATACCGCATAACGGTAAAGTTTGCGATGCTATTGCCAATCCATATCTTTGCTTTTCTGCGCAGCTTATGGCTGGTCTTGATGGCATAAAAAATAAAATTCATCCTAATGAAGCTTTGGATGAGAAATCAGAATTTGAAAGTAAGAGTTTAAGCACTGTTACTGAGTCTCTACAAGATGCCTTGGATGCACTAAATCATGATAAAGAATTTTTACTTCAGGGTAATGTTTTTACTGAAGAACAAATTAATGAATATATAATAACAAAAAAAAGCGAAATTAAAGATAAAGAGTTAGCTATCCATCCAGTTGAATTTGCAAATTATTACAATTTGTAA
- the gpmI gene encoding 2,3-bisphosphoglycerate-independent phosphoglycerate mutase — MQFFKEIQSVVLCILDGWGNGKDSRYNAISRTNKPCWDFITKNYPMSSLSTSGLDVGLPRGQMGNSEVGHMNIGSGRVVMQSLQRINEGIDKENKILLGFIDDLSKKNGTCHIVGLVSDGGVHSHQKHISKLAKIASNAGIKVAIHAFFDGRDTLPKSAIEHITTLQNDIKGLSNVEIVTACGRYYGMDRDSNFERIAKAYNAIAFAQGMRCDNAISLINESYKNGVTDEFIEPAVIGHNYSGINEEDGILIANFRADRVIQLANALLGKIETCRLVKFSSILGMTEYNVGIPCLFPPADFNNTLGEIMSNHGFKQLRIAETEKYAHVTFFFNCGRKDLFSGEERVLIPSPKVATYDLKPEMSAFELTESLVKHINSQEFKLIIANYANADMVGHTGNINAAIQGIEAVDKCLAKVLDATQKIGNTVLVITADHGNAEDMFDEDSSMPNTAHTLNPVPFIICTNPKKEIKLRNGRLCDIAPTVLRLLNIDKPIEMTGGSLIS; from the coding sequence ATGCAATTTTTTAAAGAGATTCAGTCAGTTGTTCTTTGCATACTTGATGGTTGGGGAAATGGCAAGGATAGTAGATACAATGCTATCAGCAGAACAAATAAACCCTGCTGGGATTTTATTACTAAAAACTACCCAATGAGCAGTTTATCTACTAGTGGACTGGATGTTGGCCTTCCTCGTGGGCAGATGGGCAATTCAGAGGTTGGACACATGAATATCGGCAGTGGCCGAGTAGTGATGCAAAGCCTGCAGCGCATTAATGAAGGAATTGATAAAGAAAATAAAATTTTGTTGGGTTTTATAGATGATCTAAGCAAAAAAAACGGCACTTGCCACATTGTAGGCCTTGTATCTGATGGTGGAGTGCATTCCCATCAAAAACATATCTCTAAGCTTGCAAAAATTGCATCCAATGCAGGTATAAAAGTTGCTATTCATGCTTTTTTTGACGGCCGTGATACTTTGCCCAAGTCTGCTATAGAGCATATCACAACACTACAGAATGATATAAAGGGCCTTAGCAATGTTGAAATAGTTACAGCTTGTGGACGTTATTATGGCATGGATCGTGATAGCAATTTTGAGCGTATAGCTAAGGCTTATAACGCAATAGCATTTGCTCAAGGGATGCGTTGTGATAATGCCATCTCACTAATAAATGAGAGCTACAAAAACGGTGTTACTGACGAATTTATTGAGCCAGCAGTAATAGGTCATAACTATAGTGGTATAAACGAAGAAGATGGCATCTTAATTGCTAATTTTCGTGCCGATAGAGTCATTCAACTTGCAAACGCTTTACTTGGCAAAATAGAAACATGTAGGCTCGTAAAATTTTCTTCAATACTTGGGATGACAGAGTATAATGTAGGCATTCCGTGCCTATTTCCTCCTGCTGATTTTAACAATACACTTGGTGAAATTATGTCTAATCATGGATTTAAGCAGTTACGTATTGCTGAAACTGAAAAATATGCCCATGTGACATTCTTTTTTAATTGTGGTAGAAAAGACCTCTTTTCAGGAGAGGAGAGAGTGCTTATTCCATCGCCAAAAGTTGCAACCTATGACTTAAAACCAGAAATGTCTGCTTTTGAACTAACTGAGTCATTGGTAAAACATATCAATTCACAGGAATTTAAGTTAATAATAGCTAATTATGCTAACGCTGATATGGTTGGCCATACAGGTAATATAAATGCAGCTATACAAGGGATTGAAGCTGTTGATAAATGTTTAGCAAAAGTACTAGATGCTACTCAAAAAATAGGTAATACAGTGCTTGTAATCACAGCAGATCATGGCAATGCTGAAGATATGTTTGATGAGGACAGTTCTATGCCAAACACTGCTCACACGCTAAATCCTGTACCATTCATAATCTGCACAAATCCAAAAAAAGAAATAAAACTAAGGAATGGACGTTTATGTGATATTGCTCCAACAGTGCTAAGATTATTGAATATAGATAAGCCTATAGAAATGACAGGAGGTTCATTAATATCATAG
- the xth gene encoding exodeoxyribonuclease III, protein MLKIATWNVNSIRKRVDQLCDFIVSDEIDIVLLQEIKCTNEQFPYEQIEELGYKCIVHGQKARNGVAILSKHNVAEGSLKTSIIDNEEARYLECLIEYNNFNLRVASVYVPNGQSIDSEAFKYKLHFFDALYQHLHDLFKKEEITIIGGDYNVAPHAIDVRDLYSLDDQVCFSIKEREKFYALCNLGYNDAFRIANPDSRQFSWWNYQGGSWQKNRGMRIDHILLSPEATDRLEKCYINDKLRGHNNASDHAPVVCVIKRRGGEI, encoded by the coding sequence ATGCTAAAAATTGCCACTTGGAACGTTAATTCGATACGTAAGAGAGTTGATCAGCTCTGTGATTTTATTGTTAGTGATGAAATCGATATCGTGCTGCTGCAAGAGATCAAATGCACAAATGAACAATTTCCCTATGAGCAAATTGAAGAGCTAGGATATAAATGCATAGTGCATGGGCAGAAAGCAAGAAATGGTGTTGCGATATTATCAAAACATAACGTAGCTGAGGGTAGCTTAAAAACAAGTATTATTGATAATGAAGAAGCTCGTTATTTAGAGTGCTTGATTGAATATAATAACTTTAACCTAAGAGTTGCAAGTGTTTACGTACCCAATGGTCAAAGCATCGATTCTGAAGCATTCAAGTATAAGTTGCACTTTTTTGATGCTTTGTATCAGCATCTGCATGATCTTTTCAAAAAAGAGGAAATCACAATTATAGGTGGTGATTACAATGTTGCTCCGCATGCAATTGACGTGCGTGACTTATATTCTCTGGATGATCAAGTTTGTTTTAGTATAAAAGAGCGAGAGAAATTCTATGCTCTATGTAATCTTGGGTATAATGATGCATTTAGAATAGCAAATCCCGATAGTAGACAGTTTAGTTGGTGGAATTATCAGGGTGGTTCGTGGCAAAAAAATAGAGGGATGAGAATAGATCACATTTTATTATCACCAGAGGCTACAGATAGATTAGAAAAATGCTATATCAATGATAAGTTACGTGGTCACAATAATGCTTCTGATCACGCTCCTGTTGTGTGTGTAATAAAACGTCGGGGCGGAGAGATTTGA
- the hemC gene encoding hydroxymethylbilane synthase produces the protein MLIKIGTRGSELAIIQAMEAKESLLSHFPNLNIEIVTIKTSGDKYTNIVLSSIGGKGLFTLEIENALLSQNIDIAVHSLKDVPAFFAQDLIIPCVLKRCSPYDAFISYKYQSILSLPYGATIATSAIRRKVQLQKLRPDLNIMPIRGNVTTRLKKLEQFDGMILAEAGLIRLQKHNVTKEVLPAKKMLPSVGQGAICLQCSAGNTKIIEMLETINHKATFTKIQAERSFMRTINGSCFTPLAALAEYQGENQLYLRCMLADEQGKNVYFTERLSHIEDAEKMGIDAGLELKAKIY, from the coding sequence ATGTTAATTAAGATTGGTACAAGAGGTAGTGAACTTGCAATTATCCAAGCTATGGAAGCGAAAGAGTCGTTACTTAGTCATTTTCCTAACCTTAACATAGAAATTGTGACAATCAAAACTTCAGGTGATAAATATACTAATATAGTTTTATCTAGCATCGGTGGAAAAGGGCTATTCACTCTAGAAATTGAAAATGCATTACTCTCTCAAAACATAGACATTGCGGTACATTCTCTTAAAGATGTACCTGCATTTTTTGCCCAAGATTTAATAATACCCTGTGTTTTAAAAAGATGTAGTCCTTATGATGCTTTTATTTCATATAAATATCAAAGTATATTATCTCTTCCATACGGTGCTACTATTGCCACTTCTGCAATAAGAAGAAAGGTGCAATTACAAAAATTAAGACCTGATTTGAATATAATGCCAATACGTGGCAACGTAACAACACGGCTAAAAAAATTAGAACAATTTGATGGCATGATACTTGCTGAAGCTGGACTGATCAGACTGCAAAAACATAATGTTACAAAAGAGGTGTTACCTGCAAAAAAAATGTTACCTAGCGTAGGCCAAGGAGCTATATGTCTGCAATGTTCTGCGGGTAATACTAAAATTATAGAAATGCTAGAGACAATAAATCATAAGGCAACTTTTACGAAAATTCAGGCAGAGCGTAGTTTCATGAGAACAATTAATGGTTCTTGCTTTACTCCACTTGCTGCTTTAGCTGAGTATCAGGGTGAAAATCAACTGTATCTAAGATGCATGTTAGCTGACGAGCAAGGTAAAAATGTATACTTTACTGAACGTCTTTCGCATATAGAAGATGCTGAAAAGATGGGAATAGATGCTGGTTTGGAGCTAAAGGCAAAAATTTATTAG
- the elbB gene encoding isoprenoid biosynthesis glyoxalase ElbB: MSGKSAAMVLSGCGHMDGTEIREAVLALLALEKHKVKVKFFAPDIEQKEVINHITKDAIAGEKRNVLLEAARIARGDIEDLKKAKVQDFDMLVIPGGYGAAKNLSDFAVSQENVSVLPELQNLILEFFKAKKPIGAICISPAVLVAALKGYAHDIEVTIGDNSDGLIEKLGGKHIKCSANQSAADNKHKIFSCPAYMQDSDVYQIYLGIESMVESMLKC; this comes from the coding sequence ATGAGTGGAAAAAGTGCAGCTATGGTGCTCTCTGGTTGCGGCCATATGGATGGTACGGAAATTAGAGAAGCAGTTCTTGCCTTGCTTGCTCTTGAAAAACATAAGGTAAAAGTGAAATTCTTTGCGCCTGATATAGAGCAAAAGGAAGTTATAAACCATATAACAAAAGATGCGATAGCAGGCGAGAAAAGAAATGTCTTATTGGAGGCTGCAAGAATTGCGAGAGGTGATATAGAAGATCTCAAAAAAGCAAAAGTGCAAGACTTTGATATGCTTGTTATTCCAGGGGGGTATGGAGCGGCAAAAAATCTATCTGATTTTGCTGTGAGTCAGGAAAACGTCAGTGTTTTACCAGAATTGCAAAACTTAATTTTAGAGTTTTTTAAAGCGAAAAAGCCTATAGGAGCAATTTGCATATCGCCAGCAGTACTTGTTGCTGCTTTGAAAGGATATGCTCATGATATAGAAGTAACGATAGGTGATAATAGCGATGGCCTCATAGAAAAGCTTGGTGGTAAGCATATCAAGTGCTCAGCTAATCAGTCAGCTGCTGACAATAAACATAAAATATTTTCTTGCCCTGCATATATGCAAGATAGTGATGTATATCAAATATATCTAGGCATAGAAAGTATGGTAGAGTCTATGCTAAAATGCTAA
- a CDS encoding glycosyltransferase: MHTNNVVSDNLPIYFIWFGSDAPPKYFGNLQRAAETNKSRDIILVYSEKHLPQDNRKNIDSLESISIDDIKTRVELKRDTSTQNLFKIDVYEKKMKMELDKQDERIYPLLKWRFSSAACNKEGEEMKSFRFWTTSDFMRLPLINITGGIYFDMDTEITGEIGDIKIKRGFNYNYRFEKGYINNFNNFFAKSNENNEFFNKIMLEYIIEIYSQSVKQENIGCPSPSEVIFDYTLKNCGGSEKCFGENDGSHRLLNELSNFAVNLPITVKLNNERNYSNRTADYNNPEDLKELGLDKQGYDVSNELENLSLELLKTNRQCTLF; this comes from the coding sequence ATGCATACAAATAATGTCGTTTCAGACAACCTCCCAATATACTTCATCTGGTTTGGTAGTGATGCTCCACCGAAATATTTTGGCAATTTACAAAGAGCTGCAGAAACAAATAAATCAAGAGATATAATTTTGGTTTATAGTGAGAAGCACTTGCCACAGGATAATAGGAAAAATATTGATAGTTTGGAAAGTATTAGCATTGATGATATTAAAACAAGAGTTGAGTTAAAAAGAGATACTAGTACTCAAAACCTCTTTAAAATTGATGTGTATGAGAAAAAGATGAAGATGGAGCTTGATAAGCAAGATGAACGGATTTATCCTTTACTGAAATGGAGATTTTCATCAGCTGCTTGTAATAAGGAGGGAGAAGAAATGAAATCATTCAGATTTTGGACTACAAGTGATTTTATGAGGTTACCGCTGATCAACATTACAGGTGGTATTTATTTTGATATGGATACTGAGATTACTGGAGAAATAGGAGATATTAAGATCAAAAGGGGGTTTAATTATAATTACCGATTTGAAAAAGGCTATATTAATAATTTCAATAACTTTTTTGCCAAGTCTAATGAAAATAATGAATTTTTTAACAAAATAATGCTTGAATATATAATAGAAATATACAGTCAGTCCGTAAAGCAAGAGAATATTGGGTGTCCATCTCCATCAGAAGTTATATTTGATTATACATTAAAAAATTGCGGAGGTAGCGAAAAATGTTTTGGTGAAAATGATGGGTCTCATCGTCTTTTAAATGAGTTATCTAATTTTGCAGTAAATTTGCCAATAACTGTGAAATTAAATAATGAGCGTAATTACAGTAATCGTACTGCTGACTACAACAACCCAGAAGACCTAAAAGAGCTTGGCCTTGACAAACAAGGCTATGACGTAAGTAATGAGTTAGAGAATTTGTCATTAGAACTACTAAAGACCAATAGACAGTGTACATTATTTTAG
- the dnaQ gene encoding DNA polymerase III subunit epsilon produces MSKLREIVLDTETTGLDIDSGHRIIEMGCVELINKVRSGVVFHEYINPCRDVPYHSTKIHGITDEMLKDKPVFEEIAQKFIDFISDSTLVIHNAGFDVKFINMELGRLNHDSISSNRVIDTLSMARRKFMGSPASLDALCKRFNISLESREVHGALVDAELLAKVYVEMTGGLQISFFHNAEQSKEQTTEESNHSMSKKYHEPRNFPLSQKEIDAHRELLKSIKNPIWVKSKLAN; encoded by the coding sequence GTGAGTAAATTACGTGAGATAGTGCTTGATACGGAAACTACAGGTCTTGATATTGATTCTGGACATAGAATTATTGAAATGGGGTGTGTGGAGCTTATAAATAAGGTCCGTAGTGGGGTTGTTTTTCATGAGTATATAAACCCTTGCAGGGACGTTCCCTATCATTCGACAAAAATTCATGGCATTACAGACGAAATGCTCAAAGATAAACCAGTATTTGAAGAAATAGCACAAAAATTTATCGATTTTATCTCCGATAGTACACTCGTTATACACAATGCGGGATTTGACGTAAAATTCATCAATATGGAGCTTGGCAGACTAAATCATGACTCCATTTCTTCTAATCGAGTAATCGATACTTTAAGCATGGCAAGGAGAAAGTTTATGGGCTCTCCCGCTTCTTTAGATGCATTATGCAAACGTTTTAATATTTCATTGGAAAGCAGGGAAGTCCATGGAGCATTGGTGGATGCAGAACTGCTGGCAAAAGTATATGTTGAAATGACAGGAGGTCTACAAATTTCTTTCTTTCATAATGCAGAGCAAAGCAAAGAACAAACTACTGAAGAAAGTAACCATTCAATGAGTAAAAAATATCATGAGCCACGGAATTTCCCTCTCAGCCAAAAAGAAATTGATGCTCATAGAGAGCTTTTAAAAAGTATTAAAAATCCAATTTGGGTAAAAAGTAAACTTGCAAACTAA